One Gemmatimonadota bacterium DNA window includes the following coding sequences:
- a CDS encoding ABC transporter permease → MANPLVLYTQYVSISLRSQMQYRVSFLLGTVGQLLGTGVEFIGILALFDRFGSLIQWSLAEVAFFYGIVNVAFAFTDALSRGFDHVGQLVRTGEFDRMLLRPRSTVLQLIGQEFTLKRLGRFLQGGAVLLWSALYLDIDWSPAVAALTVVTVCCGACFFLGLFINIGTVSFWTTETLELMNVLTYGGIEASKYPLAIYRAWFRRFFTMVIPMGCVTYFPVLAILGKPDPLGTSLAFQYAAPVFGLLYFILSLFIWRLGLRHYRSTGS, encoded by the coding sequence ATGGCGAACCCTCTTGTGCTGTATACCCAATACGTAAGCATATCCCTGCGCAGCCAGATGCAATACCGCGTTTCCTTCCTGTTGGGCACGGTGGGGCAGCTACTCGGCACGGGGGTGGAGTTCATCGGCATTCTGGCCCTGTTCGACCGTTTCGGCAGCCTTATCCAGTGGTCGCTCGCCGAGGTCGCCTTCTTCTACGGGATCGTCAACGTGGCCTTTGCCTTCACCGATGCGTTATCCCGCGGTTTCGACCACGTGGGCCAACTGGTACGCACCGGCGAGTTCGACCGCATGCTGCTCCGGCCCCGGAGCACCGTACTCCAGTTGATCGGCCAGGAATTCACGCTGAAGAGGCTTGGGCGATTCCTGCAGGGCGGCGCCGTCCTGCTCTGGTCGGCGCTCTATCTGGACATCGACTGGTCGCCAGCGGTCGCGGCGCTTACCGTGGTCACCGTATGCTGCGGCGCCTGCTTCTTTCTGGGACTGTTCATCAATATCGGCACGGTGTCCTTCTGGACCACGGAGACGCTCGAGCTCATGAACGTGTTGACCTACGGCGGCATCGAGGCTTCGAAATACCCGCTGGCCATATACAGAGCCTGGTTCCGCCGGTTCTTCACCATGGTGATCCCCATGGGCTGTGTGACCTATTTCCCGGTCCTGGCGATTCTCGGCAAGCCCGATCCACTGGGCACGTCACTCGCGTTTCAGTACGCGGCTCCCGTGTTCGGCCTGCTCTATTTCATCCTGTCGCTGTTCATCT